A genomic window from Denticeps clupeoides chromosome 11, fDenClu1.1, whole genome shotgun sequence includes:
- the cds2 gene encoding phosphatidate cytidylyltransferase 2 gives MTDLRHRTAAENALRHQHSDDKGSETEGRADRDGASDTEGKQDVPEVPVPADDTPEVLNKALSGLSSRWKNWWVRGILTLAMISFFFFIIYLGPMVLMMIVLCVQIKCFHEIITIGYSVYHSYHLPWFRTLSWYFLLCVNYFFYGETVTDYFFTLVQREEPLRILSKYHRFISFALYLTGFCMFVLSLVKKHYRLQFYMFGWTHVTLLIIVTQSHLIIHNLFEGMIWFIVPISCVICNDIMAYMFGFFFGRTPLIKLSPKKTWEGFIGGFFATILFGILLSYVMAGYRYFVCPVEFNNDSNSFTVYCEPSELFQLQYYVLPSVLQSATGWTTVRLYPFQIHSIALSSFASIMGPFGGFFASGFKRAFKIKDFANTIPGHGGIMDRFDCQYLMATFVNVYIASFIRGPNPSKVIQQLLALRLDQQLHIFNSLKAHLIEKGLLPAVEEAA, from the exons ATGACGGACCTGCGGCACCGAACCGCGGCGGAAAACGCGCTGAGACACCAGCACTCAGACGACAAG GGTTCTGAGACAGAGGGAAGGGCAGACAGGGATGGAGCTTCAGACACTGAAGGCAAACAAGACGTTCCTGAGGTTCCTGTCCCAGCTGATGACACCCCAGAGGTCCTGAACAAAGCTCTCTCAGGACTCTCATCAAG ATGGAAGAACTGGTGGGTGCGGGGTATCCTGACTCTGGCCATGATctcattcttcttcttcataaTCTACCTTGGCCCCATGGTGCTCATGATGATC GTTCTTTGTGTTCAGATCAAGTGCTTCCATGAGATCATCACCATTGGTTACAGTGTTTACCATTCCTACCACCTGCCCTGGTTTCGAACCCTAAGCTG GTACTTCCTGTTGTGTGTGAACTACTTCTTCTATGGCGAGACTGTGACCGACTACTTCTTCACTCTGGTGCAGAGAGAGGAGCCACTGCGAATCCTCAGCAAATACCACCGCTTCATCTCCTTCGCTTTGTACCTGACCG GATTCTGCATGTTTGTGCTGAGCCTGGTGAAGAAGCACTACCGCCTGCAGTTCTACATG TTTGGCTGGACCCATGTGACCCTGCTGATTATCGTCACTCAGTCCCACCTCATCATTCACAACCTCTTTGAGGGAATGATTTG GTTCATAGTTCCCATTTCCTGTGTGATCTGCAATGACATCATGGCCTACATGTTCGGCTTCTTCTTTGGGCGCACGCCCCTTATTAAG CTGTCTCCCAAGAAGACATGGGAAGGTTTTATTGGAGGATTCTTTGCCACAATCCTGTTTGGAATCCTG CTGTCGTACGTCATGGCTGGCTACCGTTACTTTGTGTGTCCGGTGGAGTTCAACAACGACTCTAACAGCTTCACCGTGTATTGTGAGCCTTCTGAGCTGTTCCAGCTGCAGTACTACGTCCTCCCCTCTGTCTTGCAATCCGCCACTGGATGG accACTGTGCGTCTTTACCCATTCCAGATCCACAGTATCGCCCTCTCCTCTTTTGCCTCAATCATGGGTCCATTTGGGGGATTTTTTGCCAGTGGATTCAAGAGGGCTTTTAAGATCAAG GACTTTGCCAACACTATCCCCGGCCATGGAGGGATCATGGATCGATTTGACTGCCAGTACCTCATGGCCACTTTTGTTAATGTTTACATTGCCAGTTTTATCAG GGGACCCAACCCTTCCAAAGTCATCCAGCAGCTGCTTGCCCTGCGCCTGGACCAGCAGCTCCACATCTTCAACTCCCTGAAGGCTCACCTTATAGAGAAAGGCCTGCTCCCGGCTGTGGAGGAAGCAGCCTAA